CTTTCAATATCAATGAAACTCCGCTTAATAACAGAAATGCTGCTATTACTAACTTATTTTATCTGAACAATAGAATTCATGATGTATTCTATCAGTTCGGATTTACAGAATCTGCGAGAAACTTCCAGCAAAACAATTTTGGAAAAGGAGGTGTTGATGACGATTCTGTATATGCAGAGGCACAAGATGGAAGCGGTTCAAACAATGCTAATTTCTCTTCCCCTCAGGAAGGATATAATGGTAAGATGCAGATGTACCTTTGGTCTCCAGTAGGCCGTGTGTTTTATTATAATGCTCCAAATGCAGCGGTTTCTCGTGCACCGGGAGCAGGAACTGCCTTATTTGGTAGTCCCCTTACCATGGCTGGGACTACAGGAGATGTGAAATTATCACCGGTTTTGGATGGATGTACGGCTTTACCTGCAGGATCATTGGTAGAAAAAATAGGATTGGTTGAAAGAGGAACATGTCCTTTTACTGATAAAGTGAAAAATCTTCAGAATGCTGGTGCTATGGCTGCTATTGTTTATAATAATACAGCCAATGGAGCAACCTTGAGCAATATGTCTGGAGCAGATCCTTTGGTTACTATTCCTTCAGTGCTTATTACCAATGCAGAAGGTGAGTATATAAAAAGCCAGCTTGCTGCAGGTACAACCGTAAATGTTAGTCTGAAAGGCAACATGACACCAGACGGAAGCTTTGATAACGGAATCGTAACACATGAATACGGACACGGAATTTCAAATAGATTAACAGGTACTGGTGCAGGTTGTTTAAATGCAAATACAAGTAAAGAGCAGATGGGAGAAGGATGGTCAGATTTCTTTGCTTTAATGTTAACGAATAAGCCAGGAGATAATGCTGCTGTAGCAAGAGGTATAGGTACTTATCCAATGGGACAGCCAACAAACGGAGATGGTATCAGACCTGCAAAATATTCACCGGATCTTACCGTGAACGGTTTTACCTATGGAAATACAAATGGAATGGAGTATAACAATGGAACAGCAACTGTTCCGGATGTTCATTCTATAGGATTCGTTTGGGCTACAATGCTATGGGATCTTCATTGGAAATATGTTGAAAAATACGGGTATTCTTCAGATGTATTGGCTAATACAACCAACGGAAGTACAAAAGTATTACAGTTGGTGACTGATGCCCTGAAACTTCAGGCATGTAATCCTAGCTTTATTGAAGGAAGAAATGCAATATTGGCTGCAGAAATGGCAACCACTCAGGGAGCAGATAAATGTATGATCTGGGGAGTTTTTGCAAGAAGAGGATTAGGAGTAAACGCTTCGGCAGGTGCTAAAAATAATATTAATGACCAGGTGCAGAATTTTGAAGTTCCTGCAGAATGTTTGTTAGCGACTCATGAAGTAAATTCCACTAAGGATAATAAGATTTCAATCTATCCGAATCCGGCTAAAAGCGAATTCTATATCAACTTCCCTTCTAAAACTATAGGAAAAGTAAGTGTAGAACTTTATGATATGTCCGGTAAATTGGTTTCTTCTGAAGATAAAATTTCACCTGATGCTAAAAAAGTAATTTCTACCAGTAGACTACCAAATGGAACTTATATGGTAAAAGTAAAAGGATTAGGCTTTGAAGCTGGTTCAAAAGTAATTGTTAATAAATAATACATTTATATATCAATTTTAAAGATCGCCGCAAGATGACTTGTGGCGATTTTCTTTATCTATCACCGCAACACGTCGGACGATTTTAATTTATATATTGTAACTTTGCAGGCTGTAAAAAAAATTATGAAGAAGAAAAATATACTAAAAGGTGTTTTATTTGTAGGAATTGGAGCTAGCATATACGGTATGCTGGCCACTTTTGTGAAAATGGCCTATCATGATGGCTTTACTACTTCTGAAGTGACGACCTCTCAGTTTGTATTAGGTCTGACAGGGCTTTTGATCCTGAATTTTATTCAAACGCTAACTTCGAAACAGAAGCTGTCATTACCAACTTCTAAAGAAGTAAGAATGCTGATGCTGGCAGGAACTTCGCTTGGGGGAACAAGTTTGTTTTATTATATTGCAGTTCAGTATATCAACGTATCCATTGCGATTGTACTGTTAATGCAGTCCGTGTGGTTTAGTGTGGTTGTAGAAAGTATTCTGACAAAAAAACTGCCCAATGCAAGGAAAGTTGTTTCTGTAGTTATTGTATTACTGGGGACAGTCCTGGCTACCAACCTTATTAATATGGAGATAGAACTGGATTGGCATGGCGTATTTTGGGGGCTGTTGGCAGCAGGGTCATATACGCTGACCATGTTTACGTCCAATACCCTAGCAACACATCTCCCTGTTTTCAGAAAGAGTATTATCATGCTGGCGGGTGGTTCTATTGTGATTTTTGCATTTTTATTCTT
This genomic window from Chryseobacterium sp. MEBOG06 contains:
- a CDS encoding T9SS-dependent M36 family metallopeptidase, translating into MKNRTLPLLFAVFSVFPTVLFGQDNEKLIKDYISQNKIREYKKSDLNNIILDNVDPSKSLNGNVVKFLQTYNGLPIYSSVGTALIKDNQIVYYTDNFVKDYGVSTSGTAVINKAAALQKIAEELKNSDIANFTILGYLEKTKERSTSANQRLVYANDDNGNLRLAYEYTLMEPKSPNYWNILVDANNGKILLKNNLTVSCNFHPDAYASDVNHNHADHFENTLIGPQNIIGQGNAGMFAPDNATYNVFPLPIEAATFGARSILTNPWLLNASPEGWHSDGVDHYTITRGNNVFAYEDSAGTALTPPNYLTGAPADGGATRNFDFPFNINETPLNNRNAAITNLFYLNNRIHDVFYQFGFTESARNFQQNNFGKGGVDDDSVYAEAQDGSGSNNANFSSPQEGYNGKMQMYLWSPVGRVFYYNAPNAAVSRAPGAGTALFGSPLTMAGTTGDVKLSPVLDGCTALPAGSLVEKIGLVERGTCPFTDKVKNLQNAGAMAAIVYNNTANGATLSNMSGADPLVTIPSVLITNAEGEYIKSQLAAGTTVNVSLKGNMTPDGSFDNGIVTHEYGHGISNRLTGTGAGCLNANTSKEQMGEGWSDFFALMLTNKPGDNAAVARGIGTYPMGQPTNGDGIRPAKYSPDLTVNGFTYGNTNGMEYNNGTATVPDVHSIGFVWATMLWDLHWKYVEKYGYSSDVLANTTNGSTKVLQLVTDALKLQACNPSFIEGRNAILAAEMATTQGADKCMIWGVFARRGLGVNASAGAKNNINDQVQNFEVPAECLLATHEVNSTKDNKISIYPNPAKSEFYINFPSKTIGKVSVELYDMSGKLVSSEDKISPDAKKVISTSRLPNGTYMVKVKGLGFEAGSKVIVNK
- a CDS encoding EamA family transporter, whose product is MKKKNILKGVLFVGIGASIYGMLATFVKMAYHDGFTTSEVTTSQFVLGLTGLLILNFIQTLTSKQKLSLPTSKEVRMLMLAGTSLGGTSLFYYIAVQYINVSIAIVLLMQSVWFSVVVESILTKKLPNARKVVSVVIVLLGTVLATNLINMEIELDWHGVFWGLLAAGSYTLTMFTSNTLATHLPVFRKSIIMLAGGSIVIFAFLFFAQIGPMYFDGLKSFYLNFTENTEHIHSFNYSIFWKYGAILALFGTIIPPVLFNIGFPNAGLGLGSIVSSLELPVSVTMAFVLLGEKVFLIQWIGITLILFAIVLMNLPSKKEKEVSMAELS